The following coding sequences lie in one Sorghum bicolor cultivar BTx623 chromosome 6, Sorghum_bicolor_NCBIv3, whole genome shotgun sequence genomic window:
- the LOC8079559 gene encoding probable 20S rRNA accumulation protein 4 isoform X1, producing the protein MAEVHLGLPGPWAADYREKADHYTTKIGGVPDWPTGDMGIKPETLQCSLCGTKLCLVAQVHAPVAKLNIEERIIYVLVCLTPECGPKPQSWKVLRVQKCRNVMQTEGCGDELGQSNGPPSTSVPEEQNDKNKFPEINDDDFDLDALAEALEQAATLASNSKKKNKSKHANAPVKRSVLKEQACDLSIPVLPCFYIYYDKELYGGKGTVGSSSSELVLDKEIMDTANDEEEKWEGEKYEYDKAIGADRTFLKFKKRLDAYPQQCFRYSYGGKPLLATTKLQDPGTCSLCGSPRQYELQLMSPLSYFLHEAGDGSSNYAPSSWTWLTVIIYTCSKFSTLHYSLARFNLLQSCCPSPCGGKPQSCCWGVAEEVILIQEDEVL; encoded by the exons ATGGCGGAGGTGCATCTAGGTCTGCCAGGTCCCTGGGCGGCGGATTACCGGGAGAAGGCCGACCACTACACCACTAAGATCGGTGGAGTCCCT GATTGGCCAACTGGTGATATGGGCATTAAGCCCGAGACTCTTCAGTGCAGCTTATGTGGGACCAAGCTCTGTCTTGTTGCTCAG GTACATGCGCCCGTGGCAAAGCTAAACATTGAGGAGAGGATAATCTATGTGCTTGTTTGCCTGACACCAGAGTGTGGACCTAAACCTCAAAG TTGGAAGGTCCTAAGAGTTCAAAAATGCCGTAATGTTATGCAAACAGAAGGCTGTGGCGATGAATTAGGTCAGTCGAATGGACCTCCTTCTACAAGTGTTCCAGAAGAACAGAATGATAAAAATAAATTTCCTGAGATCAACGACGACGATTTTGATCTAGATGCCTTAGCCGAAGCACTTGAGCAAGCTGCAACTTTGGCATCTAACTCAAAGAAGAAGAATAAATCGAAGCATGCTAATGCTCCTGTAAAACGTTCTGTATTGAAGGAGCAAGCATGTGATCTGAGCATACCAG TTCTTCCTTGTTTTTACATATATTATGATAAGGAACTATATGGGGGCAAAGGCACTGTGGGTTCAAGTAGCAGTGAGTTGGTTTTGGACAAAGAAATCATGGATACTGCaaatgatgaagaagaaaaatgggaaggaGAAAAGTACGAGTACGATAAAGCTATTGGTGCTGACAGAACCTTTTTAAAATTCAAGAAACGGTTGGATGCGTACCCCCAGCAATGCTTTAG GTATTCTTATGGTGGCAAGCCACTGTTGGCTACAACAAAATTACAAGATCCTGGCACCTGTAGTCTGTGTGGTTCACCACGCCAATATGAACTGCAATTGATGTCTCCTTTATCATACTTTCTCCATGAAGCTGGAGACGGTTCCTCAAATTATGCACCCAGCAGCTGGACTTGGCTGACTGTTATCATATACACTTGCTCCAAG TTCTCCACTTTGCACTATTCCTTAGCCCGTTTCAATTTACTGCAGAGCTGCTGCCCGTCTCCATGCGGTGGAAAGCCTCAGAGCTGTTGTTGGGGAGTAGCGGAGGAGGTGATCCTGATTCAGGAGGATGAAGTCCTTTAG
- the LOC8079559 gene encoding programmed cell death protein 2-like isoform X2, giving the protein MAEVHLGLPGPWAADYREKADHYTTKIGGVPDWPTGDMGIKPETLQCSLCGTKLCLVAQVHAPVAKLNIEERIIYVLVCLTPECGPKPQSWKVLRVQKCRNVMQTEGCGDELGQSNGPPSTSVPEEQNDKNKFPEINDDDFDLDALAEALEQAATLASNSKKKNKSKHANAPVKRSVLKEQACDLSIPVLPCFYIYYDKELYGGKGTVGSSSSELVLDKEIMDTANDEEEKWEGEKYEYDKAIGADRTFLKFKKRLDAYPQQCFRYSYGGKPLLATTKLQDPGTCSLCGSPRQYELQLMSPLSYFLHEAGDGSSNYAPSSWTWLTVIIYTCSKSCCPSPCGGKPQSCCWGVAEEVILIQEDEVL; this is encoded by the exons ATGGCGGAGGTGCATCTAGGTCTGCCAGGTCCCTGGGCGGCGGATTACCGGGAGAAGGCCGACCACTACACCACTAAGATCGGTGGAGTCCCT GATTGGCCAACTGGTGATATGGGCATTAAGCCCGAGACTCTTCAGTGCAGCTTATGTGGGACCAAGCTCTGTCTTGTTGCTCAG GTACATGCGCCCGTGGCAAAGCTAAACATTGAGGAGAGGATAATCTATGTGCTTGTTTGCCTGACACCAGAGTGTGGACCTAAACCTCAAAG TTGGAAGGTCCTAAGAGTTCAAAAATGCCGTAATGTTATGCAAACAGAAGGCTGTGGCGATGAATTAGGTCAGTCGAATGGACCTCCTTCTACAAGTGTTCCAGAAGAACAGAATGATAAAAATAAATTTCCTGAGATCAACGACGACGATTTTGATCTAGATGCCTTAGCCGAAGCACTTGAGCAAGCTGCAACTTTGGCATCTAACTCAAAGAAGAAGAATAAATCGAAGCATGCTAATGCTCCTGTAAAACGTTCTGTATTGAAGGAGCAAGCATGTGATCTGAGCATACCAG TTCTTCCTTGTTTTTACATATATTATGATAAGGAACTATATGGGGGCAAAGGCACTGTGGGTTCAAGTAGCAGTGAGTTGGTTTTGGACAAAGAAATCATGGATACTGCaaatgatgaagaagaaaaatgggaaggaGAAAAGTACGAGTACGATAAAGCTATTGGTGCTGACAGAACCTTTTTAAAATTCAAGAAACGGTTGGATGCGTACCCCCAGCAATGCTTTAG GTATTCTTATGGTGGCAAGCCACTGTTGGCTACAACAAAATTACAAGATCCTGGCACCTGTAGTCTGTGTGGTTCACCACGCCAATATGAACTGCAATTGATGTCTCCTTTATCATACTTTCTCCATGAAGCTGGAGACGGTTCCTCAAATTATGCACCCAGCAGCTGGACTTGGCTGACTGTTATCATATACACTTGCTCCAAG AGCTGCTGCCCGTCTCCATGCGGTGGAAAGCCTCAGAGCTGTTGTTGGGGAGTAGCGGAGGAGGTGATCCTGATTCAGGAGGATGAAGTCCTTTAG
- the LOC8068462 gene encoding DNA-directed RNA polymerases IV and V subunit 2 produces MEELQKDSGQPSNGSDSEPEAMVLDDNGAGKSRSMEGNEDSPIDADVGKDSPIDVNEGQSSMDVDIKAKSSLNDDVNGKSSSEPYSNAPIDMSVESLEKFCKEASRSFFDEVGLISHQINSYNEFVSHGLQELFDSLGEVIVEPGYDPSKKGSGGWKHAIIKFGRVKLEKPVFWTGKDEGSVDFKPWHARLQNMTYASRLKVEVTIQVYSLEKSDKSKTGNEGFVQKRNFMNETHWIFIGLLPVMVKSNLCLLHSLKESECLFDAGGYFLVKGMEKVFIAQEQRCLKRLWVSDRPFWMISFMHEIKRRRIYIKLVESTRSEDFSGSKVISISFLYATMPVWLLFFALGISSDKEAFDVIDMQDCDASVINTISATIKESDELCKGFRKSDKARQYVDELVKSSRFPPAESFDDYVARFLFPDINGNRNKAFFLGYMVKCLLMAFTGKRKCDNKDDFRNKRLDLPGELLGRELRAQLRLLERRMVKAIQRDLNNDRELQDLERYIDASIVTNGLNRAFSTGSWCHPYKRAERCSGIVATLRRTNPLQMMSDLRKTRQRVAYAGKAGDARYPNPSYWGKLCFLSTPDGENCGLVKNLAVTAIVSSRVGQPLIESFISCGMSKLNDIPTEHIQRMDKIFLNGNWVGSCKDSASFVFRLRCMRRSSMIDPQVEIKRDKHHKEVRVFSDAGRILRPLLVVENLNKIRKPKGRSFSFQELMQQEIIEFIGVEEEEDIQCAWGIRHLFESEGAISSYTHCELDPSFLMGLSCGIIPFANHNFARRVLYQSEKHSQQAIGYSTTNPHIRVDTLSHQLYYPQRPLFKTVIADCLGRSDYTAFGRKDDYTRPEYFNGQNAIVAVNVHQGFNQEDSLVMNRASLERGMFRTEHLRSYKTDVENKDGTKRLKLKEKIDFGKTESKRGRVDNLDDDGLPYIGASLQTNDIVIGKVSESGEDHSIKLKHTEKGMVQKVLLSANDEGKNFAVVTLRQVRTPCLGDKFSSMHGQKGVVGFLESQENFPFTHEGIVPDIVINPHAFPTRQTPGQLLEAALGKGIACKGTMRYATPFTTASVDVIAEQLHKAGYSRWGAENVLNGRTGERMQSLVFMGPTFYQRLIHMSEDKVKFRNTGPVHPLTRQPVADRKRFGGVKFGEMERDCLLAHGSAANLHERLFMLSDFSQMHICQTCERVANVVMRSVPGGKKIRGPYCGFCKSSENIVRINVPYGAKLLYQELFSMGICLKFDTEVC; encoded by the exons ATGGAAGAGCTACAGAAGGACAGTGGGCAACCATCAAATGGCTCTGATTCTGAGCCAGAAGCTATGGTATTGGATGACAATGGAGCAGGAAAATCCCGTAGCATGGAGGGAAACGAGGATTCTCCTATAGATGCCGATGTAGGCAAGGATTCTCCTATAGATGTCAATGAAGGCCAGTCCTCTATGGATGTGGATATTAAGGCAAAATCTTCTCTCAATGATGATGTTAATGGAAAGTCTTCTTCCGAGCCATATTCCAATGCTCCAATCGACATGAGTGTGGAAAGCCTAGAGAAATTTTGCAAAGAAGCATCAAGGTCCTTCTTTGATGAAGTTGGTCTGATAAGCCATCAGATAAATTCCTACAATGAGTTTGTCTCACATGGGCTCCAGGAGCTTTTTGATTCGCTGGGGGAAGTGATCGTTGAACCTGGCTATGATCCTTCAAAGAAAGGATCAGGTGGCTGGAAGCATGCCATCATAAAGTTTGGGAGAGTGAAGCTTGAAAAGCCTGTGTTTTGGACCGGCAAAGATGAAGGTTCTGTTGATTTTAAACCTTGGCATGCTCGTCTCCAGAATATGACATATGCTTCAAGACTTAAAGTAGAAGTGACTATTCAG GTTTATTCTTTGGAGAAAAGTGACAAATCGAAAACAGGGAATGAGGGTTTTGTTCAAAAAAGGAACTTCATGAATGAAACTCATTGGATATTTATTGGCCTCCTTCCGGTTATGGTGAAATCAAACTTATGTTTGTTGCATAGTCTCAAGGAAAGTGAGTGCCTGTTTGATGCAGGTGGATACTTTTTGGTCAAGGGAATGGAGAAG GTATTCATTGCTCAAGAGCAAAGATGTCTAAAGAGGCTTTGGGTTAGTGATCGTCCTTTCTGGATGATCTCTTTTATGCATGAAATCAAGCGTAGACGTATATATATTAAACTAGTTGAATCTACAAGGAGTGAAGATTTCAGTGGGAGCAAAGTCATTTCCATTTCCTTTTTGTATGCGACAATGCCAGTCTGGTTGTTGTTCTTTGCACTTGGAATATCATCAGATAAGGAAGCCTTTGATGTGATAGATATGCAAGATTGCGATGCTTCTGTTATCAACACGATATCTGCAACCATCAAAGAATCTGATGAACTGTGTAAAGGCTTTCGTAAATCAGATAAAGCTCGTCAATATGTTGATGAGTTGGTAAAAAGTTCGAGATTTCCTCCGGCGGAGTCCTTTGATGACTATGTTGCTAGGTTTCTCTTTCCTGATATTAATGGAAATAGGAACAAAGCATTTTTCTTAGGGTACATGGTGAAATGTCTGCTAATGGCTTTTACTGGGAAGCGTAAATGTGATAATAAGGATGATTTCAGGAACAAGAGGCTGGACCTACCTGGTGAATTGCTTGGAAGGGAACTTAGGGCGCAACTTAGGCTGTTAGAGAGGCGCATGGTTAAGGCCATTCAAAGAGATTTAAATAATGACCGCGAGTTACAAGATCTTGAACGTTATATAGATGCATCGATTGTTACTAATGGTCTAAATCGTGCCTTTTCCACTGGTTCTTGGTGCCATCCCTACAAAAGAGCTGAACGGTGCTCAGGAATTGTTGCGACTCTAAGAAGAACTAATCCTCTTCAAATGATGTCTGACTTGAGGAAAACCCGGCAGCGGGTTGCTTATGCTGGGAAAGCTGGTGATGCAAGATATCC AAATCCATCCTATTGGGGAAAGCTGTGTTTTCTGTCCACTCCGGATGGTGAAAACTGTGGACTTGTAAAAAATCTAGCTGTTACTGCTATTGTTAGCTCAAGGGTGGGGCAGCCCTTGATTGAGAGCTTCATTTCTTGTGGAATGAGTAAGCTGAATGACATTCCTACGGAGCACATTCAAAGAATGGATAAGATCTTTTTGAATGGCAATTGGGTGGGATCTTGTAAAGATTCAGCTTCATTTGTATTTCGATTGAGGTGCATGAGACGCAGCAGTATGATTGATCCTCAG GTTGAAATTAAAAGGGACAAGCACCACAAGGAGGTTCGTGTGTTCTCTGATGCAGGGAGAATCCTCAGACCCCTTCTTGTGGTTGAGAATCTTAATAAAATCAGAAAACCGAAAGGGCGTTCATTCTCTTTCCAGGAATTAATGCAACAAGAAATAATTGAGTTCATTGGTGTTGAAGAGGAAGAAGATATACAATGTGCGTGGGGAATCAGGCATTTGTTTGAGAGTGAAGGAGCGATATCTAGTTATACTCACTGTGAGCTGGATCCTTCCTTTCTTATGGGATTAAGCTGTGGTATCATTCCTTTTGCAAACCACAATTTTGCTCGGAGGGTGTTGTACCAATCTGAAAAACACTCGCAACAAGCTATTGGGTACTCAACGACAAATCCACACATCAGAGTTGATACTCTTTCTCATCAACTTTATTATCCTCAGAGGCCTCTTTTCAAAACAGTTATAGCCGACTGTCTTGGCAGATCAGATTATACTGCTTTTGGAAGAAAAGATGACTACACGAGACCAGAATATTTTAATGGACAAAATGCAATCGTAGCAGTGAATGTTCATCAGGGGTTTAACCAAGAGGATTCCCTGGTTATGAATAGGGCTTCTCTTGAACGAGGTATGTTTAggactgaacacctcaggagctataAGACAGATGTagaaaacaaggatggaaccaaACGATTGAAATTGAAGGAAAAGATAGACTTTGGAAAAACAGAAAGCAAAAGAGGGCGTGTTGACAATCTTGATGATGATGGCTTACCTTACATTGGTGCAAGTCTTCAGACCAATGACATCGTCATTGGAAAAGTCTCAGAATCTGGAGAAGACCACAGTATTAAGCTGAAGCATACAGAAAAGGGAATGGTTCAGAAAGTATTGCTTTCAGCAAATGATGAAGGGAAGAATTTTGCTGTTGTTACTTTAAGACAG GTTCGGACACCTTGCCTTGGAGATAAGTTTTCCAGCATGCATGGCCAAAAAGGTGTTGTTGGTTTTCTAGAATCTCAAGAGAACTTCCCATTTACTCACGAAGGTATAGTCCCAGATATTGTGATAAATCCACATGCCTTCCCAACACGTCAAACTCCCGGACAACTGCTTGAAGCTGCTCTGGGGAAGGGAATAGCCTGCAAAGGTACAATGAGATATGCAACACCATTCACCACAGCATCTGTTGACGTTATTGCAGAGCAGTTGCACAA GGCTGGTTATTCACGGTGGGGAGCTGAGAATGTTCTAAATGGCCGAACTGGTGAAAGAATGCAATCCTTGGTTTTCATGGGTCCTACCTTTTACCAGAGGCTGATTCATATGTCCGAAGATAAGGTGAAATTCCGTAACACTGGGCCGGTGCACCCCCTCACGAGGCAGCCTGTTGCTGACAGGAAAAGGTTTGGCGGAGTTAAGTTTGGAGAAATGGAGCGTGATTGCCTCCTCGCCCACGGGTCAGCTGCCAACCTGCATGAGCGCCTCTTCATGCTTAGTGACTTCTCCCAGATGCACATCTGCCAGACATGCGAGCGTGTGGCCAATGTTGTCATGAGGTCTGTTCCTGGAGGCAAAAAGATCCGTGGCCCCTACTGCGGCTTCTGCAAGTCTTCGGAGAACATAGTGAGGATCAATGTGCCCTATGGCGCGAAGCTGCTCTACCAGGAACTCTTCAGCATGGGGATCTGCCTCAAGTTTGACACCGAAGTCTGCTAG
- the LOC8079559 gene encoding probable 20S rRNA accumulation protein 4 isoform X3 gives MAEVHLGLPGPWAADYREKADHYTTKIGGVPDWPTGDMGIKPETLQCSLCGTKLCLVAQVHAPVAKLNIEERIIYVLVCLTPECGPKPQSWKVLRVQKCRNVMQTEGCGDELDALAEALEQAATLASNSKKKNKSKHANAPVKRSVLKEQACDLSIPVLPCFYIYYDKELYGGKGTVGSSSSELVLDKEIMDTANDEEEKWEGEKYEYDKAIGADRTFLKFKKRLDAYPQQCFRYSYGGKPLLATTKLQDPGTCSLCGSPRQYELQLMSPLSYFLHEAGDGSSNYAPSSWTWLTVIIYTCSKFSTLHYSLARFNLLQSCCPSPCGGKPQSCCWGVAEEVILIQEDEVL, from the exons ATGGCGGAGGTGCATCTAGGTCTGCCAGGTCCCTGGGCGGCGGATTACCGGGAGAAGGCCGACCACTACACCACTAAGATCGGTGGAGTCCCT GATTGGCCAACTGGTGATATGGGCATTAAGCCCGAGACTCTTCAGTGCAGCTTATGTGGGACCAAGCTCTGTCTTGTTGCTCAG GTACATGCGCCCGTGGCAAAGCTAAACATTGAGGAGAGGATAATCTATGTGCTTGTTTGCCTGACACCAGAGTGTGGACCTAAACCTCAAAG TTGGAAGGTCCTAAGAGTTCAAAAATGCCGTAATGTTATGCAAACAGAAGGCTGTGGCGATGAATTAG ATGCCTTAGCCGAAGCACTTGAGCAAGCTGCAACTTTGGCATCTAACTCAAAGAAGAAGAATAAATCGAAGCATGCTAATGCTCCTGTAAAACGTTCTGTATTGAAGGAGCAAGCATGTGATCTGAGCATACCAG TTCTTCCTTGTTTTTACATATATTATGATAAGGAACTATATGGGGGCAAAGGCACTGTGGGTTCAAGTAGCAGTGAGTTGGTTTTGGACAAAGAAATCATGGATACTGCaaatgatgaagaagaaaaatgggaaggaGAAAAGTACGAGTACGATAAAGCTATTGGTGCTGACAGAACCTTTTTAAAATTCAAGAAACGGTTGGATGCGTACCCCCAGCAATGCTTTAG GTATTCTTATGGTGGCAAGCCACTGTTGGCTACAACAAAATTACAAGATCCTGGCACCTGTAGTCTGTGTGGTTCACCACGCCAATATGAACTGCAATTGATGTCTCCTTTATCATACTTTCTCCATGAAGCTGGAGACGGTTCCTCAAATTATGCACCCAGCAGCTGGACTTGGCTGACTGTTATCATATACACTTGCTCCAAG TTCTCCACTTTGCACTATTCCTTAGCCCGTTTCAATTTACTGCAGAGCTGCTGCCCGTCTCCATGCGGTGGAAAGCCTCAGAGCTGTTGTTGGGGAGTAGCGGAGGAGGTGATCCTGATTCAGGAGGATGAAGTCCTTTAG
- the LOC8068460 gene encoding loricrin, with the protein MDLNMTNLWFRGKEHIAASSVSQAQPSAINCRNEELAVSAVNLGCIRSSEISQNSRKSFQHVDQSLATPDDSCRLVLGLGPTPNLYSADSHSFGGNKTYQSATLLTQHCATTDPGLKLGLSRCSSRNLQSTTASGKKNYSPARKTGIIFPLIDEGSTSAKRKRGGYMLPLLFAPRSEGLCLNGTSPDTDVQQHDETGCDTESDHDRSLNHHEIQPSPGLSITADCSFAATSDIVAGTSGEQRSHQRHPKKCRFNGCLKGARGASGLCISHGGGQRCQKPGCNKGAESRTAFCKAHGGGRRCQELGCTKSAEGKTEFCIAHGGGRRCGIEECPRAARGKSGFCIKHGGGKRCRIEGCTRSAEGHPGLCISHGGGRRCQYPNCDKGAQGSTIFCKSHGGGKRCMFDGCTRGAEGSTSFCKGHGGGKRCLFEGGGVCPKSVHGGTSFCVAHGGGKRCSVPGCTKSARGRSDCCVKHGGGKRCRFDGCDKSAQGSTDFCKAHGGGKRCAWSTGCDKFARGRSGLCAAHTTLMASKLEHDPGHARSMVGPSHFSGIVSGSSAADSNMDHAISSSGHGAWSDCVDSSGDMQSAGRLLIPHQVLVPGSLKASPSCGLAGNGRDDGGSRSQSFGLVVPEGRVHGGGLMSMLGVGGNLGNNPDCSKT; encoded by the coding sequence ATGGACCTCAATATGACAAATCTTTGGTTTCGTGGGAAGGAACATATAGCTGCTTCTTCAGTCTCCCAGGCCCAACCATCTGCCATAAATTGCAGGAATGAAGAACTAGCTGTGTCAGCCGTAAACTTGGGTTGCATCAGGAGCTCAGAAATATCACAGAACTCTAGAAAATCCTTTCAGCATGTTGATCAAAGTTTGGCCACTCCTGATGATAGCTGCAGGCTGGTCCTTGGACTTGGGCCAACACCAAATCTATATTCTGCTGATAGTCACTCATTTGGTGGAAACAAAACTTATCAATCTGCaactttgctcactcaacaTTGTGCCACAACCGACCCTGGTTTAAAGTTGGGTCTTTCAAGATGTAGCTCAAGAAATTTGCAATCTACAACAGCGAGTGGCAAGAAGAATTATTCACCTGCAAGGAAGACCGGTATCATCTTTCCACTTATTGATGAGGGATCAACTTCAGCAAAGAGGAAACGAGGTGGCTATATGCTGCCACTTCTGTTTGCGCCAAGATCAGAAGGTCTTTGTCTTAATGGAACATCTCCAGACACTGATGTCCAACAGCATGATGAAACTGGATGTGATACTGAAAGCGATCATGATAGATCTCTGAATCATCACGAGATTCAGCCTAGCCCTGGTTTATCCATTACAGCTGATTGTTCTTTTGCTGCAACTTCTGATATAGTAGCCGGTACAAGTGGTGAGCAGAGGAGTCATCAGCGCCATCCAAAGAAATGCAGGTTCAATGGGTGTTTGAAAGGTGCAAGGGGTGCATCAGGACTTTGCATTTCTCATGGCGGTGGCCAGAGGTGCCAGAAGCCTGGTTGCAACAAAGGTGCTGAGAGTCGAACAGCATTCTGCAAAGCTCATGGAGGAGGGAGACGCTGCCAAGAGCTAGGCTGCACCAAAAGCGCCGAAGGGAAGACAGAGTTCTGTATTGCTCATGGTGGTGGGCGCCGGTGTGGGATTGAGGAATGCCCGAGAGCGGCAAGGGGAAAATCAGGATTCTGCATAAAACATGGTGGAGGTAAAAGGTGCAGGATAGAGGGTTGCACTCGTAGTGCTGAAGGCCATCCTGGGTTGTGCATCTCACATGGAGGTGGTCGCCGGTGCCAGTACCCAAACTGCGATAAGGGGGCGCAAGGAAGCACCATTTTTtgcaagtcccatggtggaggCAAGAGGTGCATGTTTGATGGTTGTACCAGAGGCGCAGAGGGCAGCACGTCCTTCTGCAAAGGGCATGGTGGCGGGAAGAGGTGCCTCTTTGAGGGAGGTGGGGTGTGCCCAAAGAGTGTCCATGGTGGAACTAGCTTCTGTGTTGCGCATGGAGGGGGCAAACGCTGCTCCGTTCCTGGGTGCACCAAGAGCGCCCGTGGTCGTTCTGATTGCTGTGTGAAGCACGGTGGTGGCAAGCGTTGCAGGTTTGATGGGTGCGACAAGAGCGCACAGGGGAGTACTGACTTCTGCAAGGCCCATGGCGGGGGCAAGCGATGCGCTTGGAGCACCGGCTGTGACAAGTTCGCTCGGGGAAGGAGTGGTCTCTGCGCTGCACATACGACCCTGATGGCTTCCAAGCTAGAGCATGATCCTGGACATGCACGAAGCATGGTCGGGCCTTCCCACTTCAGTGGCATTGTCTCCGGTTCATCAGCTGCTGATAGCAACATGGACCATGCCATCTCATCATCTGGCCATGGCGCATGGTCAGACTGCGTTGACTCGTCAGGAGACATGCAGAGCGCTGGCAGGCTCCTTATACCACATCAGGTGCTGGTCCCTGGCTCATTGAAGGCCTCTCCTTCGTGTGGTCTAGCAGGCAACGGCCGGGATGACGGAGGGAGTCGGAGCCAGAGCTTTGGGCTCGTGGTGCCGGAGGGAAGGGTGCACGGTGGAGGGCTGATGTCCATGCTTGGAGTTGGAGGCAACCTGGGAAACAATCCTGATTGTTCGAAAACCTGA